In Verrucomicrobiota bacterium, the following proteins share a genomic window:
- a CDS encoding DDE-type integrase/transposase/recombinase, with product MHDQTENEGRFRILTIIDEFTRQWLADYLDYWIRAEDVITILEKTIEEYGAPEHIRSDNGPEFIAYAV from the coding sequence GTGCATGATCAAACCGAGAACGAAGGACGCTTTCGCATCCTGACAATCATCGATGAGTTCACCCGGCAGTGGTTGGCAGACTATCTGGATTATTGGATTCGTGCTGAGGATGTGATCACAATTCTGGAAAAAACGATAGAGGAGTATGGGGCGCCTGAACATATTCGTAGTGATAATGGTCCGGAGTTTATAGCCTATGCTGTATAG
- a CDS encoding IS3 family transposase: MVNLSREHPRYGYRKITVLLRREGSRVNEKRVQRIRGKLGLQVSRKQRKMKRTGNGTAERQSAKYVNHIWR, encoded by the coding sequence ATCGTCAATCTATCGCGTGAGCATCCACGATATGGCTACCGGAAGATCACAGTGTTACTTCGGCGAGAAGGCTCGAGAGTCAATGAGAAGCGGGTGCAACGCATCCGAGGTAAACTTGGATTACAGGTGAGCCGTAAACAGCGCAAAATGAAGCGCACGGGTAATGGCACTGCCGAAAGGCAATCAGCTAAATATGTTAATCATATCTGGAGGTGA